In a single window of the Antennarius striatus isolate MH-2024 chromosome 3, ASM4005453v1, whole genome shotgun sequence genome:
- the fsta gene encoding follistatin-A isoform X1, producing MFGMLKHHLHSGIFLLFIWLCHLMEHQKVQAGNCWLQQGKNGRCQVLYMPGMSREECCRSGRLGTSWTEEDVPNSTLFRWMIFNGGAPNCIPCKGGESCDNVDCGPGKRCKMNRRSKPRCVCAPDCSNITWKGPVCGTDGKTYKDECALLKAKCKGHPDLDVQYQGKCKKTCRDVLCPGSSTCVVDQTNNAYCVTCNRICPEVTSPEQYLCGNDGIIYASACHLRRATCLLGRSIGVAYEGKCIKAKSCEDIQCSGGKKCLWDARMSRGRCSLCDETCPESRTDEAVCASDNTTYPSECAMKQAACSMGMLMEVKHSGSCNSITEDQEEVEEDEDSDYMAYVHLSSILDG from the exons ATGTTTGGGATGCTGAAACACCACCTTCACTCCGgtattttcctcctcttcatatGGCTTTGTCACCTCATGGAACATCAAAAAGTTCAAG CTGGGAACTGTTGGCTGCAGCAGGGGAAGAACGGGAGGTGCCAAGTGCTCTACATGCCCGGGATGAGCAGAGAGGAATGCTGTCGGAGTGGAAGGTTGGGGACGTCCTGGACCGAGGAAGACGTCCCCAACAGCACGTTATTTAGGTGGATGATCTTCAATGGCGGAGCCCCCAATTGTATACCTTGCAAAGGTGGAG aATCCTGCGATAACGTTGACTGTGGGCCTGGCAAGAGGTGCAAGATGAACCGAAGAAGTAAGCCGCGCTGCGTGTGCGCTCCAGACTGCTCCAACATCACGTGGAAGGGACCTGTCTGCGGCACCGATGGAAAGACCTATAAAGACGAATGCGCCCTGCTGAAGGCAAAATGCAAAGGCCACCCCGACCTGGACGTGCAGTATCAGGGAAAGTGCAAGA AAACGTGCCGTGACGTCTTGTGCCCTGGCAGCTCCACATGCGTCGTGGACCAGACAAATAACGCGTATTGTGTGACGTGTAACAGGATTTGCCCCGAAGTGACGTCACCTGAGCAGTACCTGTGTGGAAACGATGGGATCATCTATGCCAGCGCTTGTCACCTGAGAAGAGCTACCTGTCTCCTTGGGAGATCTATTGGGGTGGCATACGAGGGGAAATGCATCA AGGCGAAGTCGTGTGAGGACATCCAGTGCAGTGGTGGGAAAAAGTGTCTGTGGGATGCTCGGATGAGTCGAGGCCGCTGTTCGCTGTGTGATGAGACCTGTCCAGAGAGCAGGACAGATGAGGCGGTGTGCGCCAGCGACAACACCACGTATCCCAGTGAATGTGCCATGAAACAAGCTGCTTGTTCTATGGGGATGCTGATGGAGGTCAAGCATTCAGGATCTTGCAACT CAATTACAGAAGACCAGGAGGAGgttgaggaggatgaggactcAGACTACATGGCCTATGTCCATTTATCTTCTATACTGGATGGATAG
- the fsta gene encoding follistatin-A isoform X2: MFGMLKHHLHSGIFLLFIWLCHLMEHQKVQAGNCWLQQGKNGRCQVLYMPGMSREECCRSGRLGTSWTEEDVPNSTLFRWMIFNGGAPNCIPCKESCDNVDCGPGKRCKMNRRSKPRCVCAPDCSNITWKGPVCGTDGKTYKDECALLKAKCKGHPDLDVQYQGKCKKTCRDVLCPGSSTCVVDQTNNAYCVTCNRICPEVTSPEQYLCGNDGIIYASACHLRRATCLLGRSIGVAYEGKCIKAKSCEDIQCSGGKKCLWDARMSRGRCSLCDETCPESRTDEAVCASDNTTYPSECAMKQAACSMGMLMEVKHSGSCNSITEDQEEVEEDEDSDYMAYVHLSSILDG; the protein is encoded by the exons ATGTTTGGGATGCTGAAACACCACCTTCACTCCGgtattttcctcctcttcatatGGCTTTGTCACCTCATGGAACATCAAAAAGTTCAAG CTGGGAACTGTTGGCTGCAGCAGGGGAAGAACGGGAGGTGCCAAGTGCTCTACATGCCCGGGATGAGCAGAGAGGAATGCTGTCGGAGTGGAAGGTTGGGGACGTCCTGGACCGAGGAAGACGTCCCCAACAGCACGTTATTTAGGTGGATGATCTTCAATGGCGGAGCCCCCAATTGTATACCTTGCAAAG aATCCTGCGATAACGTTGACTGTGGGCCTGGCAAGAGGTGCAAGATGAACCGAAGAAGTAAGCCGCGCTGCGTGTGCGCTCCAGACTGCTCCAACATCACGTGGAAGGGACCTGTCTGCGGCACCGATGGAAAGACCTATAAAGACGAATGCGCCCTGCTGAAGGCAAAATGCAAAGGCCACCCCGACCTGGACGTGCAGTATCAGGGAAAGTGCAAGA AAACGTGCCGTGACGTCTTGTGCCCTGGCAGCTCCACATGCGTCGTGGACCAGACAAATAACGCGTATTGTGTGACGTGTAACAGGATTTGCCCCGAAGTGACGTCACCTGAGCAGTACCTGTGTGGAAACGATGGGATCATCTATGCCAGCGCTTGTCACCTGAGAAGAGCTACCTGTCTCCTTGGGAGATCTATTGGGGTGGCATACGAGGGGAAATGCATCA AGGCGAAGTCGTGTGAGGACATCCAGTGCAGTGGTGGGAAAAAGTGTCTGTGGGATGCTCGGATGAGTCGAGGCCGCTGTTCGCTGTGTGATGAGACCTGTCCAGAGAGCAGGACAGATGAGGCGGTGTGCGCCAGCGACAACACCACGTATCCCAGTGAATGTGCCATGAAACAAGCTGCTTGTTCTATGGGGATGCTGATGGAGGTCAAGCATTCAGGATCTTGCAACT CAATTACAGAAGACCAGGAGGAGgttgaggaggatgaggactcAGACTACATGGCCTATGTCCATTTATCTTCTATACTGGATGGATAG
- the fsta gene encoding follistatin-A isoform X3, with amino-acid sequence MFGMLKHHLHSGIFLLFIWLCHLMEHQKVQAGNCWLQQGKNGRCQVLYMPGMSREECCRSGRLGTSWTEEDVPNSTLFRWMIFNGGAPNCIPCKESCDNVDCGPGKRCKMNRRSKPRCVCAPDCSNITWKGPVCGTDGKTYKDECALLKAKCKGHPDLDVQYQGKCKKTCRDVLCPGSSTCVVDQTNNAYCVTCNRICPEVTSPEQYLCGNDGIIYASACHLRRATCLLGRSIGVAYEGKCIKAKSCEDIQCSGGKKCLWDARMSRGRCSLCDETCPESRTDEAVCASDNTTYPSECAMKQAACSMGMLMEVKHSGSCNCK; translated from the exons ATGTTTGGGATGCTGAAACACCACCTTCACTCCGgtattttcctcctcttcatatGGCTTTGTCACCTCATGGAACATCAAAAAGTTCAAG CTGGGAACTGTTGGCTGCAGCAGGGGAAGAACGGGAGGTGCCAAGTGCTCTACATGCCCGGGATGAGCAGAGAGGAATGCTGTCGGAGTGGAAGGTTGGGGACGTCCTGGACCGAGGAAGACGTCCCCAACAGCACGTTATTTAGGTGGATGATCTTCAATGGCGGAGCCCCCAATTGTATACCTTGCAAAG aATCCTGCGATAACGTTGACTGTGGGCCTGGCAAGAGGTGCAAGATGAACCGAAGAAGTAAGCCGCGCTGCGTGTGCGCTCCAGACTGCTCCAACATCACGTGGAAGGGACCTGTCTGCGGCACCGATGGAAAGACCTATAAAGACGAATGCGCCCTGCTGAAGGCAAAATGCAAAGGCCACCCCGACCTGGACGTGCAGTATCAGGGAAAGTGCAAGA AAACGTGCCGTGACGTCTTGTGCCCTGGCAGCTCCACATGCGTCGTGGACCAGACAAATAACGCGTATTGTGTGACGTGTAACAGGATTTGCCCCGAAGTGACGTCACCTGAGCAGTACCTGTGTGGAAACGATGGGATCATCTATGCCAGCGCTTGTCACCTGAGAAGAGCTACCTGTCTCCTTGGGAGATCTATTGGGGTGGCATACGAGGGGAAATGCATCA AGGCGAAGTCGTGTGAGGACATCCAGTGCAGTGGTGGGAAAAAGTGTCTGTGGGATGCTCGGATGAGTCGAGGCCGCTGTTCGCTGTGTGATGAGACCTGTCCAGAGAGCAGGACAGATGAGGCGGTGTGCGCCAGCGACAACACCACGTATCCCAGTGAATGTGCCATGAAACAAGCTGCTTGTTCTATGGGGATGCTGATGGAGGTCAAGCATTCAGGATCTTGCAACTGTAagtaa
- the fsta gene encoding follistatin-A isoform X4, producing the protein MFGMLKHHLHSGIFLLFIWLCHLMEHQKVQAGNCWLQQGKNGRCQVLYMPGMSREECCRSGRLGTSWTEEDVPNSTLFRWMIFNGGAPNCIPCKGGESCDNVDCGPGKRCKMNRRSKPRCVCAPDCSNITWKGPVCGTDGKTYKDECALLKAKCKGHPDLDVQYQGKCKKTCRDVLCPGSSTCVVDQTNNAYCVTCNRICPEVTSPEQYLCGNDGIIYASACHLRRATCLLGRSIGVAYEGKCITLSHMGKGEGKGEQERE; encoded by the exons ATGTTTGGGATGCTGAAACACCACCTTCACTCCGgtattttcctcctcttcatatGGCTTTGTCACCTCATGGAACATCAAAAAGTTCAAG CTGGGAACTGTTGGCTGCAGCAGGGGAAGAACGGGAGGTGCCAAGTGCTCTACATGCCCGGGATGAGCAGAGAGGAATGCTGTCGGAGTGGAAGGTTGGGGACGTCCTGGACCGAGGAAGACGTCCCCAACAGCACGTTATTTAGGTGGATGATCTTCAATGGCGGAGCCCCCAATTGTATACCTTGCAAAGGTGGAG aATCCTGCGATAACGTTGACTGTGGGCCTGGCAAGAGGTGCAAGATGAACCGAAGAAGTAAGCCGCGCTGCGTGTGCGCTCCAGACTGCTCCAACATCACGTGGAAGGGACCTGTCTGCGGCACCGATGGAAAGACCTATAAAGACGAATGCGCCCTGCTGAAGGCAAAATGCAAAGGCCACCCCGACCTGGACGTGCAGTATCAGGGAAAGTGCAAGA AAACGTGCCGTGACGTCTTGTGCCCTGGCAGCTCCACATGCGTCGTGGACCAGACAAATAACGCGTATTGTGTGACGTGTAACAGGATTTGCCCCGAAGTGACGTCACCTGAGCAGTACCTGTGTGGAAACGATGGGATCATCTATGCCAGCGCTTGTCACCTGAGAAGAGCTACCTGTCTCCTTGGGAGATCTATTGGGGTGGCATACGAGGGGAAATGCATCA CACTATCCCATATGGGAAAAGGGGAAGGAAAGGGGGAGCAAGAAAGGGAGTGA